One genomic window of Gemmatimonadales bacterium includes the following:
- a CDS encoding carboxypeptidase-like regulatory domain-containing protein translates to MPKPLDLPSRQRPWISLVVSAAVHALLLALAVRFSRAPVAEPPKDQAEARDEPQRQVEMVYLQPPPPTPPKATPPPPAPKPPPAPPAQTPPPQPRPQAVAPPPKEAQTRPEPDANAPPEAKRTEGEEPTDAEKPPGGAPDAPEATMESEARRIFGRQHRGPAPGAGPRASRPMEAYLPDHPEKCIPQQPPAADSAGPTQFGVVTGRIYRQDNGRPLVGAHLQMLGTPYVTFTDQVGEYRFRFDLSLVDNCRTQYVRVTASGYESRLLVLVVGPNVRSEDVLLKKR, encoded by the coding sequence TTGCCAAAGCCGCTGGACCTTCCTTCGCGACAGCGACCCTGGATCTCCCTGGTGGTGAGCGCGGCGGTGCATGCGCTGCTGCTGGCCCTGGCCGTGCGGTTCTCCCGTGCGCCCGTGGCGGAGCCACCGAAGGACCAGGCGGAGGCCCGAGACGAGCCACAGCGCCAGGTGGAGATGGTGTACCTGCAGCCTCCACCACCCACCCCGCCCAAAGCGACACCACCGCCGCCGGCTCCGAAGCCCCCGCCCGCACCTCCCGCGCAGACTCCGCCCCCGCAGCCGCGTCCGCAAGCCGTGGCGCCGCCGCCGAAAGAGGCCCAGACCAGGCCCGAGCCTGACGCGAACGCCCCGCCGGAAGCCAAGCGCACCGAAGGCGAGGAACCGACCGACGCGGAGAAGCCGCCGGGCGGCGCTCCGGACGCGCCCGAGGCGACGATGGAGTCCGAGGCACGACGCATCTTCGGTCGCCAGCACCGGGGTCCCGCACCGGGCGCCGGGCCGCGCGCCAGCCGGCCGATGGAGGCATACCTCCCGGACCATCCCGAGAAGTGTATTCCGCAGCAGCCGCCGGCCGCGGATTCCGCCGGACCGACGCAGTTCGGAGTGGTGACGGGGCGGATCTACCGGCAGGACAACGGCCGCCCTCTGGTGGGCGCGCACCTGCAGATGCTCGGGACTCCCTACGTGACCTTCACCGACCAAGTCGGGGAGTACCGGTTCCGGTTCGACCTGTCGCTGGTGGACAACTGCCGCACCCAGTACGTCAGGGTCACGGCGTCGGGATACGAGTCGCGCCTGCTGGTGCTGGTGGTGGGGCCCAACGTTCGGAGCGAGGACGTGCTGCTGAAAAAGAGGTAG
- a CDS encoding Mur ligase family protein, with protein sequence MTFLDSRRLTGPGLLLDGPGAILEIQLDDPQRSLALAAWRRAARRMLDAVGWSGETLATRIFAGGASLALSAPADALYAATEVNEWAWAAAEAEIQGGPEPDFVAAADRIRAAIREEQCPALLALRDAARARGLTFLSDEEGVSVGAGTGALVWPLDRLPEPGAVDWDRVHEIPTALVTGSNGKTTVVRLLAAMVAETGQITGTTSTDAVTVGRVTIAQGDYSGPEGARMLLRRPEVEAAVLETARGGLLRRGLTVERADVAVVTNIASDHLGEFGVQDLGALAETKLLVTRAVGPEGGVVLNADDPVLVVGAATVQAPVIWFSLEPDRPTLLRHIRAGGAAAVCAGDDLLLATGDTLYVVGAISDLPMAQGGAARHNVANALAAMAAAQVLGVPVEVMGRVLRRFGGNAEDNPGRANVMELGGVVVVIDFAHNPHGVAALVRMAASFPARRRLLLLGQAGDRSDADLSGLARAAVAFEPDRIVLKEMEHYRRGRQPGEVPRILADELQQLGFPAGAIAQAGSELDGVREALSWARAGDLLLLTVHEDRAAVVGLLERLRAEGWRAGEAVPG encoded by the coding sequence ATGACCTTCCTCGATTCGCGCAGACTCACCGGACCGGGACTGCTCCTCGATGGTCCCGGCGCCATTCTCGAAATTCAACTGGATGACCCGCAGCGTTCCCTCGCCCTGGCTGCCTGGCGACGGGCGGCGCGGCGCATGCTCGATGCCGTCGGATGGTCGGGCGAAACGCTCGCGACCAGGATCTTCGCCGGAGGCGCGAGTCTCGCGCTGAGCGCCCCGGCTGACGCGCTGTACGCCGCCACCGAGGTGAACGAGTGGGCCTGGGCGGCAGCAGAGGCGGAAATTCAGGGCGGCCCCGAGCCGGACTTCGTCGCAGCGGCGGATCGTATCCGCGCGGCCATCCGGGAGGAGCAGTGTCCCGCGCTGCTCGCCCTGCGCGACGCGGCACGGGCCCGCGGTCTCACGTTCCTGAGCGACGAGGAGGGCGTGTCGGTGGGCGCAGGCACCGGCGCGCTGGTCTGGCCGCTCGATCGCCTGCCGGAACCCGGAGCGGTGGATTGGGATCGGGTGCACGAGATTCCCACTGCCCTGGTCACCGGCTCCAACGGAAAAACCACCGTAGTGCGGCTGCTCGCGGCCATGGTGGCTGAGACCGGGCAGATCACCGGAACCACCTCGACCGACGCGGTGACCGTGGGCCGCGTGACGATCGCCCAAGGGGACTATTCCGGGCCGGAAGGTGCCCGGATGCTGCTGCGCCGGCCGGAAGTGGAGGCGGCCGTCCTGGAGACCGCGCGGGGCGGACTGCTTCGTCGCGGGCTCACGGTCGAGCGGGCCGACGTGGCGGTGGTGACCAACATCGCGAGCGACCATCTCGGCGAGTTCGGGGTGCAGGACCTCGGCGCCCTGGCGGAGACCAAGCTGCTGGTGACTCGCGCGGTGGGGCCGGAAGGCGGGGTGGTGCTCAACGCCGACGATCCGGTGCTGGTCGTCGGCGCGGCGACTGTGCAGGCGCCGGTCATCTGGTTCTCGCTCGAGCCCGACCGACCCACGTTACTGAGGCACATTCGGGCCGGCGGCGCCGCCGCGGTGTGCGCCGGCGACGACCTGCTGCTCGCCACGGGTGACACGCTGTATGTGGTCGGGGCGATCTCGGACCTGCCGATGGCGCAGGGCGGGGCCGCCAGACACAACGTCGCCAACGCGCTCGCGGCGATGGCGGCCGCGCAGGTGCTGGGTGTTCCGGTGGAGGTGATGGGGCGGGTCCTGCGGCGCTTCGGGGGCAACGCCGAGGACAATCCGGGACGAGCCAACGTGATGGAGCTGGGTGGTGTAGTGGTGGTGATCGATTTCGCCCACAATCCGCATGGTGTGGCCGCGCTGGTCCGGATGGCGGCCTCGTTTCCGGCACGCCGCCGCCTGCTGCTGCTGGGTCAGGCGGGCGACCGGAGCGATGCGGACCTGAGCGGGCTGGCCAGGGCAGCCGTGGCGTTCGAGCCCGACCGGATCGTGCTCAAGGAGATGGAGCACTACCGGCGGGGCCGGCAGCCAGGCGAGGTGCCCCGGATTCTGGCGGATGAGCTTCAGCAGCTGGGCTTTCCGGCCGGCGCCATCGCCCAGGCGGGCAGCGAGCTGGACGGCGTGCGCGAGGCTTTGAGCTGGGCGCGTGCCGGAGATCTGCTGCTGCTCACGGTGCATGAAGACCGAGCAGCGGTGGTCGGTCTGCTGGAGCGGCTGCGGGCGGAGGGGTGGCGGGCGGGGGAGGCCGTTCCGGGTTAG
- a CDS encoding class I SAM-dependent methyltransferase encodes MDQSAWAPHGAAMRAFHQGQRDAAIVVYDDYERDEVPVAYFFREPAEFPAYERLALERCRGRVLDVGAGSGCHSLALQARGLEVTAIEAVPELVQILRDRGVRDVRQSTWADLVARPYDTVLVLMNGFGLAETLAGLPRFLRKMRRLVRPDGQLIADSTDVRVRMDPEAGRTGSLRRADGRYIGELHFQLEFGGRKGPPFAQLYVDQETLGRHADETGWQCEIISPPDEYGHYLARLTRRVRLP; translated from the coding sequence ATGGATCAGAGCGCCTGGGCGCCGCACGGCGCCGCGATGCGGGCCTTCCACCAGGGCCAGCGGGACGCCGCCATCGTGGTCTACGACGACTACGAGCGCGACGAGGTCCCGGTCGCCTACTTCTTCCGCGAGCCGGCGGAGTTCCCCGCCTACGAGCGGCTCGCGCTGGAGCGCTGCCGCGGCCGGGTGCTGGATGTGGGCGCCGGCTCCGGCTGTCACAGCCTGGCGCTCCAGGCCCGGGGCCTCGAGGTCACCGCCATCGAGGCGGTGCCCGAGCTGGTCCAGATCCTCCGCGACCGGGGGGTCCGGGACGTCCGGCAGTCCACCTGGGCCGATCTCGTCGCCCGGCCCTACGACACCGTGCTGGTGCTGATGAACGGCTTCGGCCTGGCCGAGACGCTGGCGGGTCTGCCGCGATTCCTCCGAAAGATGCGGCGCCTGGTTCGGCCGGACGGACAGCTCATCGCCGATTCGACCGATGTCCGCGTGCGGATGGACCCCGAGGCAGGCCGGACCGGCTCACTGCGCCGGGCCGACGGCCGCTACATCGGCGAGCTCCACTTCCAGCTCGAGTTCGGCGGCCGGAAAGGCCCGCCGTTCGCCCAGCTCTACGTCGATCAGGAGACGCTCGGAAGGCATGCGGATGAGACAGGCTGGCAGTGCGAGATCATCAGTCCCCCGGACGAGTACGGTCACTATCTCGCTCGGCTGACCCGGCGGGTGCGGCTGCCCTAA
- a CDS encoding cyanophycinase, with protein sequence MESPRGYIIPVGGAEEKIGDVEILRRFSTICGGGDCRIAIIPTASELSDTGLRYEQIFTSLGVGEAREIPIASRSDCERREWLDLLDQVNGVFLTGGNQLRLSTMIGGTEVAKALRRRNREGMHVAGTSAGAAFLCEHMIAFGKEGSLPRSKIVTLAPGLGLTNRVLIDQHFRQRDRLGRLLTALAYNPFAIGIGLDENTAAFIGPDETLEVVGGGALTIVDPSELEFSSMARVRKNDPICLIGLRLHILDQGSTFNLQTRAAAAAPIIAKRV encoded by the coding sequence TTGGAATCGCCGCGGGGCTACATCATTCCGGTCGGCGGGGCCGAGGAGAAGATTGGCGACGTCGAGATCCTGCGCCGGTTTTCCACTATCTGCGGCGGCGGCGACTGCCGGATCGCGATCATCCCCACCGCATCGGAGCTGAGCGACACCGGGCTCCGCTACGAGCAGATCTTCACCAGCCTGGGCGTGGGGGAGGCGCGGGAGATCCCGATCGCCAGCCGGTCCGACTGCGAGCGCCGGGAGTGGCTCGACCTGCTGGATCAGGTGAACGGCGTCTTCCTGACCGGCGGGAACCAGCTCCGGCTGAGCACCATGATCGGCGGCACCGAAGTAGCCAAGGCGTTGCGGCGGCGGAACCGCGAAGGGATGCACGTGGCCGGCACGTCGGCCGGGGCGGCGTTCCTCTGCGAGCACATGATCGCGTTCGGAAAGGAAGGGTCGCTGCCCCGGTCCAAGATCGTCACCCTGGCGCCGGGGCTGGGACTCACCAACCGGGTGCTGATCGACCAGCATTTCCGCCAGCGGGACCGGCTGGGGCGGCTGCTCACGGCGCTGGCGTACAATCCGTTCGCCATCGGGATCGGGCTGGACGAGAACACCGCCGCGTTCATCGGTCCCGACGAGACACTCGAGGTCGTGGGTGGTGGGGCGCTCACCATCGTGGACCCCTCAGAGCTGGAGTTCTCCTCCATGGCGCGGGTCCGCAAGAACGATCCCATCTGTCTGATCGGCCTTCGCTTGCACATTCTCGACCAGGGCTCGACGTTCAACCTGCAGACCCGGGCGGCGGCGGCGGCGCCGATCATCGCCAAGCGGGTCTAG
- a CDS encoding AAA family ATPase, whose product MADSIRDLFFGAPARDLVEALVPRRTFDDVVLPATTLRALNNALALVRKHDLIFRQWGLAERHTTGLGLAFHFAGPPGTGKTVCAEALANTLEKKLLVVRYAELESRWVGQTAKHVAAVFRAADRQDAVLFFDEADAIAGRRFTSLAAAYEREANAVVNVLLHELESFPGVVIFATNLAANMDPAFERRIRTHILFEMPNLEERERIWRVQLHARKTPLADDVDFHALAESYPRSGGDIKNAVLKAAQLATTEPGPDAGKRIHQRHFVQGMDEVIASQAVMQQSLFEDAGAPPVPGVLERMVEGQEELRAELGLLAERLEDMERRQRRAVEQLGSSQSTALESMRATAGARWRTLWYGVAAALVLAGSGLVLALIRHGS is encoded by the coding sequence ATGGCCGATTCAATTCGCGATCTCTTCTTCGGCGCGCCCGCCCGTGACCTGGTCGAGGCGCTCGTCCCCCGGCGAACGTTCGACGACGTCGTGCTCCCGGCGACCACCCTTCGGGCGCTCAACAACGCGCTCGCCCTGGTCCGAAAGCACGATCTGATCTTCCGCCAGTGGGGACTCGCCGAGCGGCACACCACTGGCCTGGGTCTCGCCTTCCATTTCGCGGGGCCGCCCGGCACCGGAAAGACCGTTTGCGCGGAGGCGCTGGCCAATACGCTGGAAAAGAAGCTGCTGGTGGTGCGCTACGCGGAGCTCGAGTCCCGCTGGGTGGGACAGACCGCCAAGCACGTCGCGGCGGTGTTTCGTGCCGCCGACCGGCAGGACGCAGTGCTCTTCTTCGACGAGGCGGACGCCATCGCCGGCCGGCGCTTCACCAGTCTCGCGGCCGCCTACGAGCGCGAGGCCAACGCCGTGGTGAACGTGCTCCTGCACGAGCTGGAGAGCTTTCCCGGCGTGGTCATCTTCGCCACCAACCTGGCCGCCAACATGGACCCGGCGTTCGAGCGCCGGATCCGCACCCACATCCTGTTCGAGATGCCCAATCTGGAGGAGCGCGAGCGGATCTGGCGGGTGCAACTGCACGCCCGAAAGACCCCCTTGGCCGATGACGTCGATTTCCACGCCCTGGCGGAGTCCTATCCCCGGAGCGGCGGCGACATCAAGAATGCCGTACTCAAGGCCGCCCAGCTCGCCACCACCGAGCCCGGCCCGGACGCGGGCAAGCGGATCCACCAGCGCCACTTCGTTCAGGGTATGGATGAGGTCATCGCCAGCCAGGCGGTGATGCAGCAGTCGCTGTTCGAGGATGCGGGCGCGCCGCCGGTGCCCGGCGTCCTCGAGCGCATGGTGGAGGGACAGGAGGAGCTCCGGGCGGAGCTCGGTCTCCTGGCGGAGCGGCTCGAGGACATGGAGCGCCGCCAGCGCCGAGCCGTCGAGCAGCTCGGCAGCAGTCAGTCCACCGCGCTGGAGTCGATGCGGGCCACGGCGGGAGCCCGCTGGCGGACGCTCTGGTACGGGGTCGCCGCGGCGCTGGTCCTTGCCGGCAGCGGGCTGGTGCTGGCGCTCATCCGCCACGGGTCCTGA
- the cphA gene encoding cyanophycin synthetase: MRILDRAVYVGPSLYAHFPVIRLELDLGELEEWPSGKLGPAFTDALVAALPGLQEHGCSYGEPGGFIRRLTEGEGTWMGHILEHVAIELQNVAGEPVTFGKTRSQGAPGHYHVVYQYEQEDVGLEAGHLGITLLHSLLPPALRPEGSVPAGFDFPAERDEFIRFAQRRALGPSTMSLVRAAEERRIPWIRLNEQSLIQFGHGRFQQRIQATVTSRTPHIAVELASDKEETNRLLANLGLPVPRQRLVQRVNDAVSAAEQIGYPVVVKPYNANHGRGISIHLTTETQVRDAFELAREHSRSVIVESFITGEDHRMLVINGELVAVSKRVPGHVVGDGVHTVEELVEEVNRDPRRGIGHEKVLTRLVFDHQADTLLAGRGYTRETVPADGERVFLRSTGNLSTGGTATDLTDVVHPDNIGMAVRAVRAIGLDVGGVDFLTSDITESYKDVGGAICEVNAAPGFRMHMAPSEGRPRDVAGPVMDMLFPPGTPSRIPIAAVTGTNGKTTTARMLAHIQKLAGHHVGLTSTDGVYIDGQRTVAGDMTGPVATRMVLSDPGVDVAVLEIARGGLLRAGMGVRHCDVGAVLNVKSDHLGLRGVGTLAELAKVKRIVVEVARDTAILNADDPLCLAMADYTEAKHLCYVTMDPTHGLVGEHIKAGGRGVVRESGIKGEMITIYDRGAHIPLLWTHLIPATLEGRALHNVQNAMFAAAMAFSMGLKLEDIRHGLRTFDTTFFQAPGRMNIFDEHPFKVILDYGHNAAAVEVMCQLVSRLEVSGQRICVLAAPGDRRDEDIVEVGRIAAGHFDRYIVRRDDHLRGRGPEEVPHLLRDTLLQAGVAAERIAVIPDEQAAIDAALREAQPGDLVLIFADAVTRSWKQVIQFRPEAPNRPIDRTRAAVAEPVAVPAAPSPVPAPGEDGRREFVRDGRGVRLAREEQAD; the protein is encoded by the coding sequence ATGCGCATACTGGATAGAGCGGTCTACGTGGGCCCCAGCCTCTATGCCCACTTTCCGGTGATCCGGCTGGAGCTGGATCTCGGCGAGCTGGAGGAATGGCCGTCGGGGAAGCTGGGGCCGGCGTTCACCGACGCGCTGGTGGCCGCCTTGCCGGGTCTGCAGGAGCACGGCTGCTCCTACGGGGAGCCGGGCGGGTTCATCCGCCGGCTCACCGAGGGCGAAGGCACCTGGATGGGCCACATTCTGGAGCACGTGGCGATCGAGCTGCAGAACGTGGCCGGCGAGCCGGTGACGTTCGGAAAGACCCGGTCCCAGGGTGCCCCGGGCCACTACCACGTGGTCTACCAGTACGAGCAGGAGGACGTGGGCCTCGAGGCCGGACACCTCGGGATCACCCTGCTCCACTCGCTGCTGCCCCCCGCCCTCCGGCCCGAGGGCTCGGTCCCGGCGGGGTTCGACTTTCCGGCCGAGCGGGACGAGTTCATCCGCTTTGCCCAGCGGCGGGCGCTGGGTCCGAGCACCATGTCGCTGGTGCGGGCGGCGGAGGAGAGGCGGATCCCCTGGATCCGGCTCAACGAGCAGAGCCTCATCCAGTTCGGGCATGGACGCTTCCAGCAGCGGATCCAAGCCACCGTCACCAGCCGTACGCCGCACATCGCCGTGGAGCTCGCCTCCGACAAGGAGGAGACCAACCGGCTGCTGGCCAACCTTGGCCTGCCGGTGCCGCGCCAGCGGCTGGTGCAGCGGGTGAACGACGCCGTATCCGCGGCGGAGCAGATCGGCTACCCGGTGGTGGTGAAGCCGTACAACGCCAATCACGGCCGGGGGATCTCGATCCACCTGACCACCGAGACCCAGGTGCGCGACGCGTTCGAGCTGGCGCGGGAGCACAGCCGCAGCGTGATCGTGGAGAGCTTCATCACCGGCGAGGACCACCGGATGCTGGTGATCAACGGCGAGCTGGTGGCGGTCTCCAAGCGGGTGCCGGGACACGTGGTGGGCGATGGGGTGCACACGGTCGAAGAGCTGGTAGAGGAGGTGAACCGCGACCCGCGCCGCGGCATCGGCCACGAGAAGGTGCTCACCCGGCTGGTGTTCGACCACCAGGCAGACACCCTGCTCGCCGGGCGAGGCTATACCCGCGAGACGGTGCCCGCCGATGGTGAGCGGGTCTTTCTCCGGTCGACCGGCAACCTCTCCACCGGCGGGACGGCCACCGATCTCACCGACGTGGTCCATCCCGACAACATCGGGATGGCGGTCCGCGCCGTCCGGGCCATCGGGCTCGACGTTGGCGGGGTGGACTTCCTCACCAGCGACATCACCGAATCGTACAAGGACGTGGGCGGCGCGATCTGCGAGGTGAATGCGGCGCCCGGCTTCCGCATGCACATGGCGCCGAGCGAGGGACGGCCGCGCGACGTGGCGGGACCGGTGATGGACATGCTGTTCCCGCCGGGGACGCCGAGCCGGATCCCCATCGCGGCGGTGACGGGGACCAACGGCAAGACCACCACCGCCAGGATGCTGGCCCACATCCAGAAGCTGGCGGGCCACCACGTGGGACTCACCTCGACCGACGGGGTGTACATCGACGGGCAGCGCACCGTCGCCGGCGACATGACCGGCCCGGTGGCCACCCGCATGGTGCTGAGCGATCCGGGCGTCGACGTGGCGGTGCTGGAGATCGCCCGGGGCGGGCTGCTGCGTGCCGGCATGGGGGTGCGGCACTGCGACGTGGGTGCCGTGCTCAACGTCAAGTCCGACCACCTGGGACTCCGTGGAGTGGGCACGCTGGCGGAGCTGGCCAAGGTCAAGCGGATCGTGGTGGAAGTGGCGCGGGACACCGCCATCCTCAATGCCGACGACCCGCTCTGTCTGGCGATGGCGGACTACACCGAGGCGAAGCACCTCTGCTACGTGACCATGGACCCCACCCACGGCCTGGTGGGCGAGCACATCAAGGCGGGCGGCCGGGGCGTGGTGCGTGAGTCGGGCATCAAGGGCGAGATGATCACCATCTACGACCGCGGCGCGCACATCCCGCTCCTGTGGACCCATCTGATCCCGGCCACACTGGAGGGCCGCGCCCTGCACAACGTGCAGAACGCGATGTTCGCGGCCGCGATGGCCTTCAGCATGGGACTCAAGCTGGAGGACATCCGGCACGGCCTCCGGACGTTCGATACCACGTTCTTCCAGGCCCCCGGCCGGATGAATATCTTCGACGAGCACCCGTTCAAGGTGATCCTGGATTACGGGCACAACGCCGCCGCGGTGGAGGTGATGTGCCAGCTGGTGTCGAGGCTCGAGGTGAGCGGACAGCGGATCTGCGTGCTGGCAGCGCCGGGCGACCGACGGGACGAGGACATCGTGGAGGTCGGACGGATCGCCGCGGGACACTTCGATCGCTACATCGTCCGCCGGGACGACCATCTGCGGGGCCGGGGACCGGAAGAGGTGCCCCACCTGCTGCGGGACACGCTGCTCCAGGCCGGGGTTGCCGCCGAGCGGATCGCGGTGATCCCCGACGAGCAGGCCGCGATCGACGCCGCGCTCCGCGAGGCTCAGCCCGGCGACCTGGTACTGATTTTCGCCGATGCCGTCACCCGGAGCTGGAAGCAGGTGATCCAGTTCCGCCCCGAGGCACCCAACCGGCCGATCGACCGGACCAGGGCGGCGGTGGCCGAGCCGGTGGCGGTCCCCGCGGCTCCGAGCCCGGTGCCCGCACCGGGCGAAGATGGCCGGCGGGAGTTCGTCCGCGACGGCCGGGGAGTGCGGCTCGCGCGCGAGGAGCAGGCGGACTGA